A region from the Rhinoderma darwinii isolate aRhiDar2 chromosome 2, aRhiDar2.hap1, whole genome shotgun sequence genome encodes:
- the NFE2 gene encoding transcription factor NF-E2 45 kDa subunit encodes MGEQCAQEDMDLTWQEIFSITELQGLDLHPDSQYEVENGYQTPMLPNSGCSFGSFPRDGITPTANINMPIFNRSYMDCQAQNVATIPMTSGYGPTSYTGMLISSSTSQMGAINHYPSLKHIPPSAMTAPADQVIMPEPYLSNVNCLPLPAKNHDDFESDSGLSLNFSDGESIEIENIDSQRLPSEYMEILPQHAYQNQYPLAPNFTQHVMENNACETQTYFASGTQELVCSRDERRATAMQIPFPADRIVNLPVEDFNELVSRYTLTESQMALVRDIRRRGKNKVAAQNCRKRKMENITILEKEIGQLRSDREGLNREREEVENLIAKLKNNMKVLQQEVYSILKNQDGHHFPADVLLQQSPNANASFPS; translated from the exons ATGGGAGAACAGTGTGCCCAAGAAGACATGGATCTCACTTGGCAAGAGATCTTTTCTATCACAGAACTACAG GGCCTGGATTTACACCCAGATTCCCAATATGAAGTTGAGAATGGGTATCAAACGCCCATGTTGCCCAATTCAGGATGCAGTTTTGGTAGCTTCCCAAGAGATGGTATCACACCCACTGCAAACATTAATATGCCAATCTTCAATCGATCTTACATGGACTGTCAAGCACAGAATGTAGCAACAATTCCTATGACTTCTGGATACGGTCCAACATCATACACAGGAATGTTAATCTCATCAAGCACCTCTCAGATGGGGGCAATAAATCACTATCCGTCACTAAAGCACATACCACCTAGTGcaatgactgcaccagcagaccaGGTAATAATGCCTGAGCCCTACCTGAGCAATGTTAATTGTCTGCCTCTGCCAGCCAAAAACCACGATGATTTTGAATCGGACTCTGGTTTGTCTCTGAACTTTAGTGATGGGGAATCAATAGAAATAGAGAATATTGACAGCCAGAGGCTTCCCTCAGAATACATGGAAATACTTCCACAACATGCCTACCAAAACCAATATCCTTTGGCACCAAACTTCACCCAACATGTTATGGAAAACAACGCTTGTGAAACGCAAACATACTTTGCATCTGGGACTCAAGAGCTTGTCTGCAGTAGGGATGAACGAAGGGCAACTGCCATGCAGATCCCATTCCCCGCAGACAGGATAGTCAATCTTCCTGTGGAGGATTTTAATGAACTTGTGTCGCGCTACACATTGACTGAATCTCAGATGGCTTTGGTCAGGGACATCCGTAGACGTGGCAAAAATAAAGTAGCTGCCCAGAACTGTCGCAAGCGCAAGATGGAAAACATTACTATCTTGGAAAAAGAAATTGGGCAGCTCAGGTCAGATCGTGAAGGATTAAACAGGGAACGAGAGGAAGTAGAAAATCTAATTGCTAAACTGAAAAACAACATGAAAGTGCTCCAGCAAGAGGTTTATAGTATTTTAAAAAATCAGGATGGCCATCACTTCCCAGCAGATGTTTTGCTCCAACAGTCACCAAATGCTAATGCTTCTTTCCCATCGTAA
- the HNRNPA1 gene encoding heterogeneous nuclear ribonucleoprotein A1 isoform X1: MHKSESPKEPEQLRKLFIGGLSFETTDESLRNHFEQWGALTDCVVMRDPNSKRSRGFGFVTYTSAEEVDAAMEARPHRVDGRVVEPKRAVSREDSQRPGAHLTVKKIFVGGIKEDTEEHHLRDYFEKYGKIEVVEIMTDRANGKKRGFAFITFEDHDSVDKIVIQKYHTVNDHNCEVRKALSKQEMASASASQRGRGGGGGGSFGGRGGFGGNDNYGGRGGNFSSRGGGGGGGGGFSGRGGYGGDNYNNGFNNDSSYGNNPPYGGSNRGYGGSQGYGGGQGGGGYGGGGGGGNGGGYDSFNNGGGGGGSGSGFGGGNGNFGGSSGGGGGSGAGGGGGYNDFGSYNNQSSNFGPMKGGGGGGNFSGRSSGPYGGSGGGGGGFGGGGGGSGSSNYGSGRRF, encoded by the exons ATGCATAAGTCCGAG TCACCTAAGGAACCTGAACAGCTCCGCAAGCTCTTCATTGGGGGCTTAAGTTTTGAGACCACCGATGAGAGTCTCCGCAACCATTTTGAACAATGGGGAGCCCTGACAGACTGTGTG GTCATGAGAGATCCAAACTCAAAGCGTTCCCGTGGCTTTGGCTTTGTCACATACACTTCGGCAGAGGAGGTTGATGCTGCTATGGAAGCCAGGCCTCACCGGGTAGACGGACGCGTAGTGGAACCGAAACGTGCTGTTTCCAGAGAG GATTCTCAAAGGCCTGGTGCACACCTCACAGTTAAGAAGATCTTTGTTGGGGGAATAAAGGAGGACACAGAAGAACATCATTTAAGAGACTACTTTGAGAAGTATGGAAAGATAGAGGTGGTAGAGATAATGACTGACCGTGCCAATGGAAAGAAAAGGGGATTTGCTTTTATCACATTTGAAGACCATGATTCAGTTGACAAGATTGTTA TTCAGAAATATCACACGGTCAATGATCACAACTGTGAAGTGAGGAAGGCGCTGTCCAAGCAAGAGATGGCATCGGCATCTGCCAGCCAAAGAG GGCGTGGTGGTGGCGGTGGTGGAAGCTTTGGTGGACGTGGTGGTTTTGGTGGAAATGATAACTATGGAGGACGCGGAGGAAACTTTAGCAGtaggggtggtggtggtggtggtggtg GTGGTTTTAGTGGACGTGGTGGATATGGAGGTGATAACTACAATAATGGGTTTAACAATGATAGCAGCTATGGTAACAACCCACCATATGGGGGTAGCAATCGTGGATATGGTGGAAGCCAAGGTTATGGAGGAGGCCAAGGTGGTGGAGGAtatggtggaggaggaggaggaggaaatggCGGTGGCTACGATAGTTTCAACaatggaggaggcggaggaggaagtGGCAGTGGATTCGGTGGTGGAAATG GTAACTTTGGAGGCAGTAGTGGTGGTGGAGGTGGCAGTGGTGCTGGAGGAGGAGGTGGGTACAATGACTTTGGCAGCTACAACAACCAGTCATCTAACTTTGGACCAatgaaaggaggaggaggaggcggcaacTTCAGTGGAAGGAGTTCTGGACCTTATGGCGGTAGTGGTGGTGGAGGCG GTGGATTTGGTGGTGGTGGCGGCGGCAGTGGAAGCAGCAATTATGGAAGTGGCAGACGTTTCTAA
- the HNRNPA1 gene encoding heterogeneous nuclear ribonucleoprotein A1 isoform X2, translated as MHKSESPKEPEQLRKLFIGGLSFETTDESLRNHFEQWGALTDCVVMRDPNSKRSRGFGFVTYTSAEEVDAAMEARPHRVDGRVVEPKRAVSREDSQRPGAHLTVKKIFVGGIKEDTEEHHLRDYFEKYGKIEVVEIMTDRANGKKRGFAFITFEDHDSVDKIVIQKYHTVNDHNCEVRKALSKQEMASASASQRGRGGGGGGSFGGRGGFGGNDNYGGRGGNFSSRGGGGGGGGFSGRGGYGGDNYNNGFNNDSSYGNNPPYGGSNRGYGGSQGYGGGQGGGGYGGGGGGGNGGGYDSFNNGGGGGGSGSGFGGGNGNFGGSSGGGGGSGAGGGGGYNDFGSYNNQSSNFGPMKGGGGGGNFSGRSSGPYGGSGGGGGGFGGGGGGSGSSNYGSGRRF; from the exons ATGCATAAGTCCGAG TCACCTAAGGAACCTGAACAGCTCCGCAAGCTCTTCATTGGGGGCTTAAGTTTTGAGACCACCGATGAGAGTCTCCGCAACCATTTTGAACAATGGGGAGCCCTGACAGACTGTGTG GTCATGAGAGATCCAAACTCAAAGCGTTCCCGTGGCTTTGGCTTTGTCACATACACTTCGGCAGAGGAGGTTGATGCTGCTATGGAAGCCAGGCCTCACCGGGTAGACGGACGCGTAGTGGAACCGAAACGTGCTGTTTCCAGAGAG GATTCTCAAAGGCCTGGTGCACACCTCACAGTTAAGAAGATCTTTGTTGGGGGAATAAAGGAGGACACAGAAGAACATCATTTAAGAGACTACTTTGAGAAGTATGGAAAGATAGAGGTGGTAGAGATAATGACTGACCGTGCCAATGGAAAGAAAAGGGGATTTGCTTTTATCACATTTGAAGACCATGATTCAGTTGACAAGATTGTTA TTCAGAAATATCACACGGTCAATGATCACAACTGTGAAGTGAGGAAGGCGCTGTCCAAGCAAGAGATGGCATCGGCATCTGCCAGCCAAAGAG GGCGTGGTGGTGGCGGTGGTGGAAGCTTTGGTGGACGTGGTGGTTTTGGTGGAAATGATAACTATGGAGGACGCGGAGGAAACTTTAGCAGtaggggtggtggtggtggtggtg GTGGTTTTAGTGGACGTGGTGGATATGGAGGTGATAACTACAATAATGGGTTTAACAATGATAGCAGCTATGGTAACAACCCACCATATGGGGGTAGCAATCGTGGATATGGTGGAAGCCAAGGTTATGGAGGAGGCCAAGGTGGTGGAGGAtatggtggaggaggaggaggaggaaatggCGGTGGCTACGATAGTTTCAACaatggaggaggcggaggaggaagtGGCAGTGGATTCGGTGGTGGAAATG GTAACTTTGGAGGCAGTAGTGGTGGTGGAGGTGGCAGTGGTGCTGGAGGAGGAGGTGGGTACAATGACTTTGGCAGCTACAACAACCAGTCATCTAACTTTGGACCAatgaaaggaggaggaggaggcggcaacTTCAGTGGAAGGAGTTCTGGACCTTATGGCGGTAGTGGTGGTGGAGGCG GTGGATTTGGTGGTGGTGGCGGCGGCAGTGGAAGCAGCAATTATGGAAGTGGCAGACGTTTCTAA